One Micromonospora craniellae genomic region harbors:
- a CDS encoding spermidine synthase, with amino-acid sequence MGRRRDADRISVRVDTGQAELAPDPDRPGGWTLLLDGAPQSHVDLSDPTHLEFEYVRRLAAATDLVAPAGTPLRVLHLGGGALTLPRYVAATRPGSVQRVVEVDGALVDLVRRELPWRPDPRLKVRVGDARAVLAAGRDAGYDVIVADVFAGSRTPARLTSVEFATEVARVLRPDGWYLANVADGPPLRYARGQVATVRELLPRACLVADAAVLRGRRYGNLVLVAGRQEPPVAALTRRAAGDWFPGRVLAGADLDRFSAGAPVVRDSDASDSTPPPPGIFSVRR; translated from the coding sequence ATGGGGCGGAGACGCGACGCCGACCGGATCAGCGTGCGGGTCGACACCGGGCAGGCCGAGCTGGCGCCCGACCCGGACCGGCCCGGAGGGTGGACGTTGCTGCTGGACGGCGCCCCGCAGTCGCATGTGGACCTGAGCGACCCGACCCACCTGGAGTTCGAGTACGTGCGCCGGCTGGCCGCCGCGACCGACCTGGTCGCGCCCGCCGGGACACCGTTGCGGGTGCTGCACCTGGGCGGCGGTGCGCTCACCCTGCCCCGGTACGTCGCCGCCACCCGGCCCGGTTCGGTGCAGCGGGTGGTCGAGGTGGACGGTGCGCTGGTCGACCTGGTCCGGCGGGAGCTGCCCTGGCGGCCCGATCCGCGACTCAAGGTCCGGGTGGGCGACGCGCGGGCGGTGCTGGCCGCCGGCCGGGACGCCGGCTACGACGTGATCGTCGCGGACGTCTTCGCCGGCTCCCGGACGCCGGCCCGGCTGACGTCGGTCGAGTTCGCCACCGAGGTGGCCCGGGTGCTGCGACCGGACGGCTGGTATCTGGCCAATGTGGCCGACGGGCCGCCGCTACGGTACGCCCGTGGGCAGGTCGCGACCGTCCGCGAGCTGCTGCCCCGGGCCTGCCTGGTGGCCGACGCCGCGGTGCTGCGCGGGCGGCGCTACGGCAACCTGGTGCTGGTGGCCGGCCGTCAGGAGCCGCCGGTGGCGGCGTTGACCCGGCGGGCCGCCGGTGACTGGTTCCCCGGTCGGGTGCTGGCCGGCGCGGACCTCGACCGGTTCTCCGCCGGGGCCCCGGTGGTACGCGACAGCGACGCCAGCGACTCCACACCGCCTCCGCCGGGGATTTTTTCCGTCCGCCGTTGA
- a CDS encoding anti-sigma factor family protein: protein MSRVDHMDVAAYALGVLDEQDMERFEEHLATCWACAAELESMVPVVGLLSDIDEESVTVLEQTHSDPVLLDRTLVALRTHRRKARFRQILATAAAVVVFGGLTGVVFSNLAGESSAPPIAGGPSSVPFDPSGGGPGNPGPGVGGNEQEGEQVDVTDPSTGVEGTFWLIGKDFGTKMDFSLGRLPGPRTCRLVVVKKDNSTEVVSTWTVPTSGYGTNSNPTRAALSATTSVQMEDIKHVEVQEVNGRGTARPLLTVPAP, encoded by the coding sequence ATGAGCCGGGTTGACCACATGGACGTCGCCGCGTACGCGCTCGGCGTACTGGACGAACAGGACATGGAGCGGTTCGAGGAACACCTCGCGACCTGCTGGGCCTGCGCCGCCGAACTGGAGTCGATGGTGCCCGTGGTCGGGCTGCTCTCCGACATCGACGAGGAGTCGGTGACGGTGCTGGAGCAGACCCACTCCGATCCGGTCCTGTTGGACCGGACGCTCGTGGCGTTGCGGACCCACCGGCGCAAGGCCCGGTTCCGGCAGATCCTGGCGACCGCGGCGGCCGTGGTGGTCTTCGGCGGGCTGACCGGTGTGGTGTTCAGCAACCTGGCCGGCGAGAGCAGCGCGCCGCCGATCGCCGGGGGCCCGAGCAGTGTCCCGTTCGATCCGTCGGGCGGCGGCCCCGGTAACCCGGGCCCCGGCGTCGGTGGCAACGAGCAGGAGGGCGAGCAGGTCGACGTCACCGACCCGAGCACCGGTGTCGAGGGCACGTTCTGGCTCATCGGCAAGGACTTCGGCACCAAGATGGACTTCAGCCTGGGCCGGCTGCCCGGGCCGCGCACCTGCCGCCTGGTCGTGGTCAAGAAGGACAACAGCACCGAGGTCGTCTCCACCTGGACGGTGCCGACGTCCGGGTACGGCACCAACAGCAACCCGACCAGGGCCGCGCTCTCCGCGACCACGTCGGTGCAGATGGAGGACATCAAGCACGTCGAGGTGCAGGAGGTGAACGGCAGGGGCACCGCCCGGCCGCTGCTGACCGTGCCCGCCCCCTGA
- a CDS encoding sigma-70 family RNA polymerase sigma factor encodes MHALAVGWQGDRVRADWMSARSQSRPTTSDRGVDSRATPRQNSPVTPRPAPGRHQATTTEAAHSDQLIRTLYAEHAGPLLMFVMRLTGGDRQRAEDIVQETLLRAWRNAHRLGTQGQGSLRPWLVTVARRIAIDEHRSEQARPAETYDRDLTAFAESDSTDRVLRSMTVADALRTLSQSHREILVATYFRGRTVPEAAEELGLPLGTAKSRVYYALRALRTALQERGVTE; translated from the coding sequence ATGCATGCACTGGCGGTCGGTTGGCAAGGCGACCGGGTGCGGGCGGACTGGATGTCCGCGCGATCCCAGTCGCGGCCGACCACGTCCGATCGTGGGGTCGACTCCCGCGCGACGCCTCGCCAGAATAGCCCGGTGACGCCGCGACCCGCCCCTGGCCGGCACCAGGCCACGACGACTGAAGCCGCCCACTCCGACCAGTTGATCCGCACGCTGTACGCCGAGCACGCCGGCCCGCTGCTGATGTTCGTGATGCGGCTGACCGGTGGGGACCGGCAGCGGGCGGAGGACATCGTCCAGGAGACGCTGCTGCGGGCCTGGCGCAACGCGCACCGGCTGGGTACGCAGGGACAGGGATCGCTTCGGCCGTGGCTGGTGACGGTGGCCCGCCGGATCGCCATCGACGAGCACCGCAGCGAGCAGGCCCGCCCGGCCGAGACGTACGACCGGGATCTGACCGCCTTCGCCGAGTCGGACAGCACCGATCGGGTGCTGCGCTCGATGACGGTGGCGGACGCGTTGCGTACCTTGAGTCAATCGCACCGGGAGATCCTGGTGGCGACGTACTTCCGGGGCCGGACGGTCCCGGAGGCGGCCGAGGAGCTCGGGCTGCCGTTGGGCACCGCGAAGTCGCGGGTCTACTACGCGCTGCGCGCGCTGCGCACAGCTCTGCAGGAACGGGGGGTGACGGAATGA